The DNA region AGGCCCCGGTGCCGTACCGGCTCGTGGGTGGCCCGCTCCACCCCCTCCTGCCAGGCGATCCGGGCGGCCCGGGTGCCGAGCAGGGCCTCGCGCACGTCCGGGGAGGCCGGGCCGACCGGGTCGGCGAAGTGGCCGACGACGGTCGCCGCGTACCGTCCGTCCGCCTTCAGCCAGTCGGCGAGCCGGCCGCGGAGCCGGGGCGTCTCCCAGGCCGGGTAGACGGCGTACGACAGCATCGCGAGCAGGCCGCCGAGGAGGGTCAGGAGCACGCGTTCGCGGACGGTCTGGGTGACGCCCGCGCCCTCCATGCCGAGGAGGAAGACGACGTACGCGGCGACGAAGACCTGGCTGGCGGCGTAGCCGGTGCGCATCAGCAGGTACATCCCGAAGGCGCACAGCACGGCGAGGCCGGCGAGCAGCCAGGTGCCGGGGTGGGCGGTCTGCACGATGCCGGTGGCCAGGGCCACGCCGACGAGGGTGCCGCCGAGGCGGGCGACGGAGCGGGCGTAGGTCTGGGTGAAGTCCGGGCGCATCACCATCACGGAGGCCATCGGCGCCCAGTAGCCGTGGCCGAAGGGGAGCCAGGTGCCGAGCAGATAGCCGGTGGTGGCCACGGCCGTGACACGGAGCGCGTGCCGCAGGATCGGCGAGTCGTGGCGCAGCTCGGCGCGCATCGCGCGGAGCGCGACCGGGAGGAGCTGGAGGAGGGTGGGGCGGCTGCGGGCGGAGGCCGCGGTCTCGGTGCGGGGTTCCGCCGTCTCGACGACGTCGTCGAGGAGCGCGGCGAGCCGGATGGCCGCGCGGCGGGGCGCGCCCTTGAGGATCGCGAGGGTGTCCGGGGTGTGCAGGGCGGCGTCCGCGTGGGCGGGCGGGTCGACCGGTTCGCCGTGCCGGATGGCGTGCGCGCAGGCGTCCAGGGTGTCCCCCGCCGCGCCGAGCAGCTCGCGCACCCGGTCCCGTTCCGGCCCCTCGGCGGACGCGCCGACGGCCGGGTCCGCGAGCGAGGCGAGCACCGGCCGGATCCGCTCGGCGAGCCCGCGCGCGCCGTGCAGTTCGGCGGGCCGGCGGCGGGCCTGGCGCGGGGTGACGGCGGCGGCGCTGCGGGCTGTCATGAGCGGTACGGGGTCGAAAGACGCGGTCGGGTCGTGCCGCAGCCGACGCGCGTAGTCCGCCTCTGCGGCGAGCGCGTCCGCGAGCGCGTCGCGCTGGGCGCCCCAGCGGCGCACCGGCATCAGCACGATCAGCGCGGCCTGGACGAGTCCGCCGACCGCGATCACCGCGGCGTGGCCGGCGGCGGTGGCCACGGAGGTGGGGAGGGTGACCGTGACCAGCATGATCGCCACGTTGGACGACGCGATGATGCCGACGGTCGGGCCGGCGGCCCAGGAGAGCCCGGCGACGAACGTCCACAGCGCGAGCAGCGCGAGGAAGAGGACGAGACGGGCGCCGGTCAGATATCCGAGGAACGTCGACACGGCGAGGCTCGCCCCCGACGCCAGCGCGAGGGTGGGCCGCGGCCGGTACGACCGCTGGAACGTCGCGATCGCCGCCTGGAACGCCCCGAACGCCGACGACGCCGCCACCACCGGCCCGAAGAGCGCGAGCGACACCCCAACCACCAGCGCGAGGCCGAGCGCCCCCCGCCCCGCCACGGCAGGCTCCAACCGCCGCCGCTCGACGGAGAACCCCGACCGCGCGGTCTCCTTCAGCGCCCGGAGCCAGCTCATGGGGTGAGCGTAGCCGCGAGAAGCGACGAAAGGAGCATTTGGGGCGCTAGTGGATCTCGTCCCTCCCGCGCGCGCCCAGGCCCGCGCGGTCCGCCGCCGTCGTGCCGTGGTGCCAGCCGGCCTCGTCCCAGGCGGCGCGGACGCGGGTGGTGCGGGTTTCGGGGAAGAGTTCGTCGGTGCGGGCGGTGACGGCGAGGTCGCGGGAGGCGAGGGCGGGGAGGAGGGTCGGGGTCTCGGCGGCGACGCGGCGGGAGGTCGTGGCGAGGCGGGCGCCGAGGCGGTTGGCGTAGGCGAGGAGGAAGGACTGACGGAAGGACTTGGTGCGCTTGCGGCCGCCGGCGCGCTGTTCGGCCTCCGCGCGGGTCATCGCCGCCGTGCCCTGCACGAGCAGGGAGGTGTAGAGGAGTTCCACCGGGTCG from Streptomyces fradiae includes:
- a CDS encoding FUSC family protein; translated protein: MSWLRALKETARSGFSVERRRLEPAVAGRGALGLALVVGVSLALFGPVVAASSAFGAFQAAIATFQRSYRPRPTLALASGASLAVSTFLGYLTGARLVLFLALLALWTFVAGLSWAAGPTVGIIASSNVAIMLVTVTLPTSVATAAGHAAVIAVGGLVQAALIVLMPVRRWGAQRDALADALAAEADYARRLRHDPTASFDPVPLMTARSAAAVTPRQARRRPAELHGARGLAERIRPVLASLADPAVGASAEGPERDRVRELLGAAGDTLDACAHAIRHGEPVDPPAHADAALHTPDTLAILKGAPRRAAIRLAALLDDVVETAEPRTETAASARSRPTLLQLLPVALRAMRAELRHDSPILRHALRVTAVATTGYLLGTWLPFGHGYWAPMASVMVMRPDFTQTYARSVARLGGTLVGVALATGIVQTAHPGTWLLAGLAVLCAFGMYLLMRTGYAASQVFVAAYVVFLLGMEGAGVTQTVRERVLLTLLGGLLAMLSYAVYPAWETPRLRGRLADWLKADGRYAATVVGHFADPVGPASPDVREALLGTRAARIAWQEGVERATHEPVRHRGLSRAAAAEAEDALAQFGRVAMLLEAHLPERGAPPVPEAAALAEALRTATERGAKAVRDRKAPPLAELRETIEAWERADAPDHFLLRKGALLLLAALEELSAALGGGGADSSRPRVIQKSPSGS